The Solea solea chromosome 19, fSolSol10.1, whole genome shotgun sequence genome has a window encoding:
- the gsdf gene encoding gonadal somatic cell derived factor, with protein MSFAVTVVVMLLGSSVAVAYVLQPSNEEPATPALTYPRCQGESLESIRKSLLKALNLQTEPRLPAGGLDTIREQWQRTFATMSQRAEHNSAPPVAAPTGANGAGLSCCSVTSEIFMKDLGWDNWVIHPSSLTMVQCAPCNPETKTLQCPSSFTNSHDATSQVPCCEPSSQEMVPVVYMDEYSAVVISSVQLTRSCGCGPENIQQPSKQ; from the exons ATGTCCTTCGCAGTCACTGTCGTGGTTATGCTCCTGGGCTCTTCGGTTGCGGTTGCATATGTCCTGCAGCCATCCAACGAAGAGCCTGCAACACCTGCTCTGACTTATCCCAG GTGCCAAGGTGAGTCACTGGAGTCCATCAGGAAGAGTCTCCTCAAAGCACTCAACCTGCAGACTGAGCCCCGTCTTCCTGCTGGCGGACTGGACACCATCAGAGAGCAATGGCAGAGAACTTTTGCCACCATGTCTCAGAGAGCTGAGCACAATTCAG CCCCTCCAGTTGCAGCACCTACTGGTGCAAATGGTGCAGGCCTGTCGTGCTGCTCCGTGACCTCTGAGATCTTCATGAAAG ATCTGGGCTGGGACAACTGGGTGATCCATCCTTCCAGCCTCACCATGGTTCAGTGTGCACCCTGCAACCCAGAAACAAAGACTCTGCAATGTCCATCATCCTTCACCAACTCCCATGATGCCACCTCACAG GTGCCATGTTGTGAGCCCAGCTCCCAGGAAATGGTGCCTGTCGTCTACATGGATGAATACAGCGCGGTTGTCATTTCCTCCGTGCAGCTCACCCGCAGCTGTGGCTGTGGACCTGAAAACATCCAGCAGCCCAGCAAACAGTAA